TTGATCGAGGGCTTCCTGATAGGGTAGACGTTGGGTTCGATCATCTGTTCTGGCCATCCGTGAATGCCGCCAGGGGCGGGAGCTTGCGCCTGGCTCCTCTCTTCAGCACTGGTACCGGCACCATGCGCACCGGAGGCGTGCGCTCCCAGCTCCCGGCTGGGGAGCACGCCCGTCATCACGCCCCCGACCCGCTCCGGCACGCGGGCAATGCAGTATTCGAGGTATGGGTAATGCATAGGACTACTACGGTGAGGCGTGAGATAGCACGTCTATGAGAACTGGCTGCCCCCCCCACATCGTGCATGCGATTACGCCATCCGGTAATAAAGGCAATCTCGTGCGGTGCATCCTGACCGTCAGCGCCTCTGGCCTGCTCACCGTATCGGTGGCAACGTGAGTGACCTATAACGGTATCGTTGCCATCTGCGTTGCTCATCAGGGCGTATCGTAGCCTGCGCTCCTCTGCTCATCACCGCACGGCACCAGCGCGGTCATGATGCCGGATGAGCGCGTAGGGGCACGGCCCTACGGGCGGATCACGCCCGGCACCAGCGCTGGCGTGATGCCGGAGGTGTCCAGTTCATTCGCCCATCACACCAGCGCGCACCAACGGAACCTGGATGGTGACCGCAGTGGCGGACGGTGGCGTCGGGCCGAGCCGAACAGGGCCGGACGTTTTCCCGCTGGGTGCGCATCCCCGTCGTGGTTACTGCTGCCTGCTGCGCGGACATCCCAGGTGCCAACCGGCAACAATTGTTTTCCTATAGGTGACGGCAGCATCCCGCACCGGCAGTGGTAGGGGCGCACGGCCGTGCGCCCCTACCGGGCACGGCCAGGACATCTCTGGTAGCCCGTGACACGACCGATACATCATACCGGCCACTGTGTGACATGTGGGTAATGCATAGCGCTGGGGGCGGGAGTCATCGGCGCAGGCAGGTGGTGAGCGAGCCGGAGGCGCACGCTCCCAGCGTGTGCAGACACACCCCCACCCCAGCCCGCCCCCGCTGGGGGCGGGAGTTTGTCTCCTCCCAGTGGGGGGATCACCCTCCAATTCCTCCCCCAGCGGGGGAATCACCCTACAATTCCTCCCCCCAGCGGGGGAATCACCCTACAATTCCTCCCCCCAGCGGGGGAATCACCCTACAATTCCTCCCCCCAGCGGGGGAATCACCCTACAATTCCTCCCCCAGCGGGGGAATTGCCTTTCCATTTCTCCCCCCACCGGGGGAATCACCCTACAATTCCTCCCCCAGCGGGGGAATTGCCTTTCCATTTCTCCCCCCACCGGGGGAATCACCCTACAATTCCTCCCCCCACCGGGGGGAGGTTAGGAGGGGGGCCGGGATTGCAGTGCCCGGCAACCCTTGCGGAGCACGCCCCTTCCCCACTCCCCATTCCCCTGATGAACGAGGGCTGGGAGGTGTGGTGAGGGAGAACACCCCCACCCCGGCCCCTCTCCTGCGCCCGACGCGGACGAGGGGCGTTTCGATGGATTGGGGCGTCGTGATAGGACATCTGGCAGCATAGGACATAACAGTCACCTATTTCCCCGCTGCTGCACCTGAACGATGCATCGCTGGACGCCGGTAGGGGCGACGCATGCGTCGCCCCTACTGATGACAAGCCACGAGCGACTCGCCAATGGTATGCCCGGTAACGCTTCTGCACGAGGAGTGCCCCCGAACAATGCACCTTGTTGAGTAAGATTCGGTATGAGACGGTAGTCATTCCTGTGGCTCATCCATTTCGTCTGTCTTTGCCAGGCATGGGGGAAACATCCCCACCCCGGCCCGCCCCCGCTGGGAGCGGAGGAACGCCCTCACCCCCGATCCCTTGCCCGCGTTGCGGTAAAGGGGAGAACGGCGAGCTGCGCTGGGGCATCCTGATACGGTAGAAATCGCGTTGGTTTTTATGTCAACCCATGAATGGCCATAGGGGCGGGTTCGGTAGGGGCGGGTTGGGAACCCGCCCCTACCTGGTGTCTCCGGTTGATATTCGCACCCTGTGTCGCCTTGCGTTGCGGGACGCGCACCAGTGTCCGTTATTGCCCGTTCGCCAAACCTTACGGCACGCGCCGCCAGCTAGCAATATTCCAGAGATTGTTGTCAAAGGTATTGAAGGTCGGCCCGTCCAGATTCTTGAGCTTGACTACCGGTGTGTAACGGTTGATCAGCGGTATCTCGACCACGTCGTTGACCAACAGATCGTTCATCTGAATTGCCAACTGCGCCCGCTGCGCCGGATCAAAGGTGGTCTTCAACTGTGCAAACAGCGCATCGTAGGTCGGGTTGCAGTAGCGGCTCACGTTGTTGCCGTTCCAGCGGTTCGCCGCCGACGTTACCTCGGCGCAGATCCAGCCTTCCAGATATGACTGTGGATCGGGGGAGCTGGGACCGAAGGTGTACATTTGCAGGTCGGCGTAGAACTTGTTCAGCGTATCGGGGTTGCCCGGATCGCCGCTGTAGAAGACAGCCGGATCAATCGCCTTGAGGTAGGTCTGAATGCCGATCTCGGCCAGGTTGGCTTTGATGATGGCCTGCGTGCTCTGGCGCAGGTTATTCACGCTGGTCTGTAGGGTAACGACCAGCTTTACGCCATCTTTCTCTCGCACTCCATCCTTCAGCACCCAACCGGCTTCGTCCAGCAGCCGCTTTGCCTCGGCCACATTACGCTCGCAGGTTGTATTGGGTGAATTCATCTGGGCCGGTACCACCAGCAGATTGCAGGTCGGCGCACCCGTCGGCCCGTAGAGCTGGTCGGCAATTGCCTTGCGATCAATTGCCAGCGCAATTGCCCGGCGTACTGCCGGATCGGTCAGGAAGGGATGCGGCTGATCAGGCTCGCTGCGCCGGTCGCCGAGGGCCGGATCGGGGTTGGTGAAGTTGATCACGATACGCTCAACACCGCCGGTTGAACCACCGGCCACCACATCACAGGCGCCACCGGCAATAATCGGCTCCAGTACCGCTTTGGGAACCTGCATATTCAAGGCAAAATCGGCTTCCCCTGTTGTGCAGACGGCACGCGCCGCCGAGGCGGCATCACCACCACCCTTGATCTCAACCTCGTCGAAGAAGACGTTGTCGGCATCGCGGTAGAAGGGGTTGCGTTCGTAGATGACGGTGTCGCCTGGACGGAACTCTTTCACTTTCCAGGCATTGGTACCAATCGGAGCCAGGTTGGCGGCCTGGCACTCGGCACTTGTGTTTGCCGCAGCCCCGATACAATTTGCAAATTGCTTTTGTTGCAGGATCATGCCTGCCGATCCGACAAAGGCGATGTAGGGGTTGGGGTTCGGTTCCTTCCAGGTGATGGTGAACGTTGTATCATCGATTGGCGTGATGTCGGCAATCGGATCGAATGAGGTCTTATTCGTACAGCCGGTCGCTTCGTCAACACAATAGCGCCAGGTGAAGATAATATCGTCAATCGTGAAATCGCTCCCGTCTGACCATTTCAACCCCGGTTTGATCTTCCAGGTGATGCTGGTACCGTCGGCAGCAATGCCACCGTTGGCAAGGGTTGGGATTTCGGCGGCCAGGAACGGCACCAGTTCGTCACGCTCGTTGTAGCGTGCCAGTGGTTCAAGAATCACGGTGGCGCCGTTGAAATCTTTGACGCCGGTAGCCAGATGCGGGTTCAACGTCGTTATTGCCTGCCAGGAGAGAATGGTGAGCTTCCCTCCCGATGGCGGGATCGCTGTCGGCACGGCGGTAGATGCCGGTACCGCCGTTGCCTCTGGCACCGCCGTTGGTTGCGGCGCTACAGTTGGCCCTGCTGTTACTGTTTCCTGTGCCGACGGTAGAGTTGGCGGCTGCGATTGTGACGTTTGCTGACCACATGCCGCCAGGAGCAAAACGATCATGATCAGGAAAAGCCGAGAAACCATGTGGGACAACACAGAAACCTCCCTCTACACCTCACCACGATTCGGGTAAGGTGTCATAAAACTGATAGTTAGCAGTCACCTTCATCAATCATCGACAGACCAGATGATCGAAACAAGAACGCACGCCATACCCGTGAGCAGATTGACCGTTGACATCGATCACGGTGGGAGCGGAAACATGGGTTCCGCACGCCAAACGACGCCACACGCGCATCACGGAGCGTAGCAGGAAGCCAATCGAGCGCACGGATAGACGACACGTCTCGCTTCCGTGCGGTCGTGCCAACACGTTGTGAACGTTCATGAGTCTGTGCCACCGTAACATCACGATGGCACAGCGTTGTGATATGAAACCCCTCGAATGTTAACCCGCATCCCGGTTGAAACACTCTCGCATCAACCGCCGTACTACATACCACATCTTTTCAAAGGCGCAACCAGAACAGGAACCCGGCTGCCATAACCGTCATCCCAATAGCAAGCCAATCGCGAAGACGCCAGTGATATGTGAGGAATTGACTGCGACCGGCTCGACTGAAACCGCGCGCTTCCATCGCTGCGGCCAGATGTCCGGCGGAGACCAGCGCTTGCACGAGCAGTGGAATCAGCAGCGCCGGATAATACCGCAGTGCCCGCCATCCCGGCTCAAGTGGAATACCCCGCGCCCGCTGCGCAGCAATGATGTGTTGGATGCGCTGCTCCATCACCTGGACGTACTGGAGGGAGGCGGTGAGCAGAAAGATGAGCGGGAATGGTGCTCCCGTCTGCTGCCACGCGCCACCCAGGTCTTCCGGTGTGGTGGTGCGGAGAAATACGAAAAAGATGCTCGATAGAGCCAGAATCCGTAGACCAACGGTCAAGGCGGTTTGCCAGTCGAGGGTCAGCAGGGCAATGATCATCCAGCCAGTGATCATCAGGGCAATCAGGCGTAACCAGCGGAGGAAGGCAGGCTGTTGACCACTACACCATACGATCAGCAACACCGGCATCATCCCGATCACGAGAACGGGAATGCTCGCGGCTGTGCTCAGAACCACCGTCCACAGCAGAGCCATCAGCGTTTTTGCGCGTGGATCAAGGTGGAACGCCATTACACCTCTCCCTCGTTCTGACGACCGCCCGCGTCGGCAGCCACGTGTTGTAACGCCAGCGCCAGCCGGTAGCGATCAGGAAGCAGGAGGTCAGCCGCCTGTACCACGGCGGGTTGCATACATATCGCGTGAGGTACCCCTTCGGCCAGCAGGCATCCATCGGCCAGGACGAACCAGTGTGAGGTGAGTGCGCCGGCAAACTCCAGATCGTGCGTCACCACGACTACGGTGCGACCATGCTGCACCTGTTCGCGGAGATGCCGGGCCAGCGCCTGCCGTGCCGGCCAGTCGAGACCGGTTGTTGGCTCGTCGAGCACCAGGATTGCCGGATTGGTCACCAGCGCTGCCGCCAGTGTCAGCCGTCGTTTTTCGCCGGCACTCAAGGTAAAGGGCGAGCGCTCAACAAGGTGTTCAAGCTGAAATGTGCGTAATACAGCCGCTACCTGATCCGGATCATAGACACCCATGACGCGAGCACCAACCGCCACCTCATCGCGGACACGGGTCGTAAACAACTGGTCATCAGGGTTCTGAAATACCATCCCCACGTGACGGGCCAGCACCGATACCGGTGTTGTACGGGTGTCTTTCCCGATAACCCGTACCTGTCCCTGTTGGGGACGGTGAAGACCGTTGAAGTGTTTGATCAACGAGGTTTTGCCGGCGCCATTAGCCCCGACAATTGCCACCCCCTCACCTGCGTACAGATCGAGATGAACACTGTTCAGCACCCGCCGTTGGCCGGCGGAGAACGAGAGATCGCGCACGCTGAGCAGTGGCGATCCGTTTGCAGAGCGCGGCAAGGCGGGTGGAAGTGGATACATGGTCGCAAGCTGCTGATGATCGACCTGCGCCAGCACAGCCTCTACCGTCAACGGCAATGGCTTCAGGTTGAGAGCACGGCCAATCTGTACCGGCAATGGTGGTTCGAGATGAAATTGCTGAATATCGGCGGCCAGAACCTGAACCGGCGGCCCATCCAGCACAACCTGACCATTGTGCAACACGATCATACGGGTCGCATCGGCGGCCACCAGCCCAAGCCGATGCTCGGCAACGATGATCGTCACTCCTTGCTGATGAAGCCTGCGCAGGATAGCCTGCACCTGCGTCACATGCCTGCCATCGAGATTGGCAAACGGTTCATCGAGGACAACGATCCGCGACCCCATGGCCAGAATACTCGCCAGCGCTACCAAAAGCTGCTCACCGGTGGAGAGCTGTTGCGGATGTCGCGCAAGCAAATGCTCGATGCCGAGCCAACCGGCGACTTCGTCGATACGTTGCCGGATTTCTGCCGGTGCATACCCCAGACTTTCCAGGCCAAAGGCAATCTCACGGGTAACTGTACTGTTGAAGAGTTGCCACTGCGGATGTTGAAAGACCAGACCGATCCGGGTGCATACATCGGCGGGTGACTGTTCACGGGTGTCAACCCCGTCAACCAGAACTGTCCCCTCAATGCTTCCTTCGTACACGTGCGGAATCAACCCGGTAAGTATCCGGCACAGGGTTGATTTGCCGCTGCCGCTGGCACCGCAGAGCAGCACGTATTCACCGGCGTCAATCGACAGGTTCAGGCGACGCAATGTCCACTGCGTCGCCTGTGGATAGCGATAGCTGAGATCACGAACGACGATCTGCCTCAAGGTATGTAACCCCTCTTTGCCGGGTAATCTCACAACACCGGCACGCTCAAGAGCCTTCAACACCACCAGGGCAATCGCCGAACCAAGTGCCGTGCTGCTGAGGAACGAGGCAATCAACAGGTGAAGGGCCATTGAGGTTTGCATGAACACCGGTGCCACCCACAGACCACTCACCAGCGCGGCAATGATCCCGGTACCGATCACCTCACCCAGCGCAGCCAGATACATGTTGCGCGTGGCCCGAAAGATCAAACCGGCAAGCAGCGCACCAATCATTCCACCCGGAAAGGCCAGAATCGTCCCCACCCCCAGCGAGATACGCAGGATGGCGATCACACCGGCAATGCCGGTCGCCCACCACGGCCCTAGCAGTACGGCGGCTATCACATTGATGAAGTGCTGGGTCGGATTCACTCTGGCGATGCCGATGGGAAACGAGGTAAATGGAGCCAGCGCCACACCGAGGGCAATGAGCACCACTGCCTGAGCAATCAGTCGAGTCTTCACCGGTCACTCCTTTCTCGTGATTCATCATTAACTGGCGGTACGGAGCAGACGTTGCCGTTGTACCAACCGTAAAGCCGTGTACATCACAAACGTGATGAGGAACGCCGGTATGCTGGCGCCGATCTGGGGAGCCAGTTGGGTGATGGTCTGATAGATCACCACACCGGCCAGCCACGAAACCATTCCGCTCCACTGCCAGCCCGGAGGTTGGTCGACCAATGTAGCGCTGTGTAGCCCCAGCAGGCGCCGCACCACGAAATAATCGGCCAGCACAACCCCAAAAAGCGGCACGAAGAGCGACCCGATCAACAGCAAAAAGGTGAAATACTCACTCATCGTCAGCAATGTGGCGAGGAGAAACCCGACAACTCCAACCAGAACAATCACCAGGCGCTGATTGAGCTGCGGAAAGATATTCTGCACCGACACCGCCGTTGAGTAGATGTCGGCGAAAGCATTGTCCGTTTCATCGACCAGAATCACCGCCAGCGCCACCACCCCTCCCGTCATCGCCATAATTGCTGTGATGAGGTTTTCCGGTGTGGGTTGAGCCACATTCGCCGTCAGCAGGAAGAGAGCACCAAGCGCGTAAAACCAGACATTGGTGAGCGCAAAACCTGCATACGTTCCCCAGAAGCCGCCGCGTGAACGCCGCACGAAGCGGTTGTAGTCGGCCACCAGCGGAATCCAGGAGATTGGCATGGCCGCTACCAGATCGACTCCCAACCAGAACGGCAGATCACCTGTTCCCGGACGGTTCAAGAGCGCGATGAGATCGTAGCGGGTAAACAGATAGATCGTCATCCAGATGGTCACGCCAAAAACGATCCAGACCCCAAACTTTTCTAGCCACTCGCGCACCACTACCAGTGGCCCACCCAACGCCAGCAAGACACACCAGACCGTGAACACCGCTACCCAGGCGTAATAGTTGCTCACGCCAAAAAGCGCCTGCCCCACGTGATGGGCAGCTAACCCGATCACCCACAGCTCGAAGGCCGTCCAACCGATCAGTTGCACGATATTGAAGATTGAGGCCAGATACGACCCATGGCGACCGAGCACGGGACGCAAGAGCACCATTGTCGGCACGCCGTACACGCTCCCCAATACGCCAACCAGCGCCAGCAACAACGACCCGATGGCAGTACCGATGAGAATGGCGATCAATGCCTGCGCCAGACTTAAGCCAGGAACTAACAACGCCCCCGCCTCTAACACCAACAGGCCAACGCCGAGACTTGACCATAAGACGAAGATGTCGAACCAGCGCAACCGCCGATGTTCAACCGGAACCGGATCGATCCCCCACGTGGGCGGAGCCTGCAAGCGGGGGAACCACGTGCGCAGCCGTGCCTTCAGCGTCATACCAACCTCCAACGATAAACGCCACCCGCGAAGGGGTGGCGTTTAATGCATAAACCACCGTGTATTCCCTTCGCTGGCATTACCCAGAGCAGGTTCACGAGGTCGATGGTGGATAGCGACCATCCTCTCAGCCCGGCTCCCCGATCTCCCTCATACACGCTGTGTGATCAACTTGTTTCCACCAGACGGTGGTTGCCCGCCATTATAAAGTGTTGGCCGAAGAGCTGTCAAGGCGATTTTGCGGAGCGGTCAGAAATCGCCTTCCCTGGTATAGGGATAACTCCACAACGTCACCTGTAACACAATAGACTTAAACCACGCCTGATGCATCCGATCCACCTCCGCCGCTGAATGCCCTTTGCGGGCAAGAAACTCTCTGATGGTAGCGGTGATCGGGTAGATGAAGGCTATCATGTAGCGCAACGGAATCATCGGGACGGATTGTACGCCATCAGTCTGATTCTTCTTCGTGCGGTAATGGCGGAGGGCAATCTCCATCTGGTAGTTGAGCCAGTCCTGGTCGTAGGGTCGCCGACAGGTATCGAGTATCCATTGACCGAAGCGCTGGCGTACTCGACTCAGGTAATCGGCAATTGGCTGGCCGTCAGAGCCGGTGAAGTAGTACACCAGATGAGCGTGCGACGCGACGAATCCGTACCAGAGATCAAGGATTGCATCGACCTGATCGCCGAGCACCTCGCCGGCCATACGCAGATACTGCTCGTCTTCGGCTGTCCACAGCACTGTCTGCTTCAGCAGTTCCCATTCTTCCAGGCTCACCGGCGATTGTGCCACCTGCGCTGTACCATAGGTGTAACCGGGAATCGCTTCGCTCATAACCCACCTCCGGGAAGAGTAGCCCTTTTCTGGTTGCAAGCTCAGTCTAAGCGCGCTATGATAATAAGTGAAATACGTTATTCTTATCTCAAGCATAAGTTAGACTTATCAAACAATGGAACTTCGGCAATTACGCTACTTTCTGGCGGTAGCCGAGGAAGGACACATTACCCGTGCTGCCGAGAAGCTCTACATTTCTCAGCCGGCCCTCTCGCAACAGATCAAACTGCTTGAAGAAGAGATTGGGACGGTTTTGTTCGACCGTATCGGTCGGCGCATCAGGCTGACAGCGGCGGGTGAGATTCTGGTTGCACACGCCCGGCGGGCATTGCAAGAGCTGAGCGAAGCCCAGGTTGCCATCGATGAACTCAATGGCCTGCAACGTGGGATGCTCCGGATCGGTGTTGTGCAAACGGTCAACGCCTATCTTATGCCCGATCTGGTAGCCGCTTTTACCAATGCTTACCCGGCGATTAGCTTGCAGATTGAAGAACTGGCGACCCGCGACATTGAGCAACGACTCGCCGACGGCGATCTTCAGATCGGGATCGGCTTTGTGCCACCAGAGACGGCAGGTGTTACTGGCGAGGAACTATTCAGCGAAGATCTGGTTGTCGTTGTGTCCAGGCAGCATCCCTGGGCTGATCTGCCCCAATTACCGGTACAATCACTTCATCAGCAGCCACTTATTTTGCTCTCAACCACGTTCTGCACCCGTCGGCTTTGGGATCGTTGTACGCATATTGCCGGCATTCAACCACGGGTTCAGATCGAGATGA
This genomic window from Chloroflexus aurantiacus J-10-fl contains:
- a CDS encoding peptide ABC transporter substrate-binding protein — its product is MVSRLFLIMIVLLLAACGQQTSQSQPPTLPSAQETVTAGPTVAPQPTAVPEATAVPASTAVPTAIPPSGGKLTILSWQAITTLNPHLATGVKDFNGATVILEPLARYNERDELVPFLAAEIPTLANGGIAADGTSITWKIKPGLKWSDGSDFTIDDIIFTWRYCVDEATGCTNKTSFDPIADITPIDDTTFTITWKEPNPNPYIAFVGSAGMILQQKQFANCIGAAANTSAECQAANLAPIGTNAWKVKEFRPGDTVIYERNPFYRDADNVFFDEVEIKGGGDAASAARAVCTTGEADFALNMQVPKAVLEPIIAGGACDVVAGGSTGGVERIVINFTNPDPALGDRRSEPDQPHPFLTDPAVRRAIALAIDRKAIADQLYGPTGAPTCNLLVVPAQMNSPNTTCERNVAEAKRLLDEAGWVLKDGVREKDGVKLVVTLQTSVNNLRQSTQAIIKANLAEIGIQTYLKAIDPAVFYSGDPGNPDTLNKFYADLQMYTFGPSSPDPQSYLEGWICAEVTSAANRWNGNNVSRYCNPTYDALFAQLKTTFDPAQRAQLAIQMNDLLVNDVVEIPLINRYTPVVKLKNLDGPTFNTFDNNLWNIASWRRVP
- a CDS encoding energy-coupling factor transporter transmembrane component T family protein; this encodes MAFHLDPRAKTLMALLWTVVLSTAASIPVLVIGMMPVLLIVWCSGQQPAFLRWLRLIALMITGWMIIALLTLDWQTALTVGLRILALSSIFFVFLRTTTPEDLGGAWQQTGAPFPLIFLLTASLQYVQVMEQRIQHIIAAQRARGIPLEPGWRALRYYPALLIPLLVQALVSAGHLAAAMEARGFSRAGRSQFLTYHWRLRDWLAIGMTVMAAGFLFWLRL
- the thiW gene encoding energy coupling factor transporter S component ThiW — protein: MKTRLIAQAVVLIALGVALAPFTSFPIGIARVNPTQHFINVIAAVLLGPWWATGIAGVIAILRISLGVGTILAFPGGMIGALLAGLIFRATRNMYLAALGEVIGTGIIAALVSGLWVAPVFMQTSMALHLLIASFLSSTALGSAIALVVLKALERAGVVRLPGKEGLHTLRQIVVRDLSYRYPQATQWTLRRLNLSIDAGEYVLLCGASGSGKSTLCRILTGLIPHVYEGSIEGTVLVDGVDTREQSPADVCTRIGLVFQHPQWQLFNSTVTREIAFGLESLGYAPAEIRQRIDEVAGWLGIEHLLARHPQQLSTGEQLLVALASILAMGSRIVVLDEPFANLDGRHVTQVQAILRRLHQQGVTIIVAEHRLGLVAADATRMIVLHNGQVVLDGPPVQVLAADIQQFHLEPPLPVQIGRALNLKPLPLTVEAVLAQVDHQQLATMYPLPPALPRSANGSPLLSVRDLSFSAGQRRVLNSVHLDLYAGEGVAIVGANGAGKTSLIKHFNGLHRPQQGQVRVIGKDTRTTPVSVLARHVGMVFQNPDDQLFTTRVRDEVAVGARVMGVYDPDQVAAVLRTFQLEHLVERSPFTLSAGEKRRLTLAAALVTNPAILVLDEPTTGLDWPARQALARHLREQVQHGRTVVVVTHDLEFAGALTSHWFVLADGCLLAEGVPHAICMQPAVVQAADLLLPDRYRLALALQHVAADAGGRQNEGEV
- the cytX gene encoding putative hydroxymethylpyrimidine transporter CytX, which codes for MTLKARLRTWFPRLQAPPTWGIDPVPVEHRRLRWFDIFVLWSSLGVGLLVLEAGALLVPGLSLAQALIAILIGTAIGSLLLALVGVLGSVYGVPTMVLLRPVLGRHGSYLASIFNIVQLIGWTAFELWVIGLAAHHVGQALFGVSNYYAWVAVFTVWCVLLALGGPLVVVREWLEKFGVWIVFGVTIWMTIYLFTRYDLIALLNRPGTGDLPFWLGVDLVAAMPISWIPLVADYNRFVRRSRGGFWGTYAGFALTNVWFYALGALFLLTANVAQPTPENLITAIMAMTGGVVALAVILVDETDNAFADIYSTAVSVQNIFPQLNQRLVIVLVGVVGFLLATLLTMSEYFTFLLLIGSLFVPLFGVVLADYFVVRRLLGLHSATLVDQPPGWQWSGMVSWLAGVVIYQTITQLAPQIGASIPAFLITFVMYTALRLVQRQRLLRTAS
- a CDS encoding protoglobin domain-containing protein: MSEAIPGYTYGTAQVAQSPVSLEEWELLKQTVLWTAEDEQYLRMAGEVLGDQVDAILDLWYGFVASHAHLVYYFTGSDGQPIADYLSRVRQRFGQWILDTCRRPYDQDWLNYQMEIALRHYRTKKNQTDGVQSVPMIPLRYMIAFIYPITATIREFLARKGHSAAEVDRMHQAWFKSIVLQVTLWSYPYTREGDF
- the cynR gene encoding transcriptional regulator CynR: MELRQLRYFLAVAEEGHITRAAEKLYISQPALSQQIKLLEEEIGTVLFDRIGRRIRLTAAGEILVAHARRALQELSEAQVAIDELNGLQRGMLRIGVVQTVNAYLMPDLVAAFTNAYPAISLQIEELATRDIEQRLADGDLQIGIGFVPPETAGVTGEELFSEDLVVVVSRQHPWADLPQLPVQSLHQQPLILLSTTFCTRRLWDRCTHIAGIQPRVQIEMNTIGSILAAVRQLTLATVLPAMVLSGQPDLVGIPLVDPTPRRTVGLLFRHNAYRCAATRAFVAMTRAKLRVWASRQEIAHSPG